Proteins encoded together in one Miscanthus floridulus cultivar M001 chromosome 16, ASM1932011v1, whole genome shotgun sequence window:
- the LOC136510832 gene encoding acyl-protein thioesterase 1-like, protein MQEDDISVFSSFRVSNAKMGYRPVDSHCMVEFTLRTTVSVVLMCCWSQLLDSLPLANVKWICPTAPTRPVAAFGGFPCTAWFDVDETSLDGHADVEGLDASAAHVANLLSSEPSDVSLGIGGFSMGAAAALHSAACYAHGRFTNGIAYPINLRVVVGLSGWLPCSRTLRSKIESSQLALRKASSLPILLNHGIADEVVTYRNGERSAEILRNSGFQYTYFKPYNGLGHYTTPEEMDDISKWLRSTLGL, encoded by the exons ATGCAGGAGGATGACATCTCTGTTTTCAGTAGTTTCAGAGTTTCAAATGCAAAAATGGGTTATAGACCTGTTGACTCCCACTGTATGGTTGAATTTACATTGCGCACAACGGTCTCTGTTGTCCTCATGTGCTG CTGGTCCCAGCTCCTGGATTCTCTTCCACTGGCCAAT GTTAAATGGATTTGCCCTACTGCACCAACACGGCCTGTCGCGGCTTTCGGTGGATTCCCTTGCACTGCAT GGTTTGATGTGGACGAAACTTCATTGGACGGCCATGCTGATGTCGAAGGGCTCGATGCTTCAGCCGCGCATGTGGCAAACCTACTATCCTCCGAGCCATCTGATG TGAGCCTTGGGATAGGAGGGTTCAGCATGGGTGCTGCCGCTGCCCTCCACTCTGCTGCATGCTATGCTCATGGAAGATTCACAAATGGCATTGCCTATCCGATCAACCTCCGCGTCGTCGTTGGTTTAAGTGGCTGGCTTCCTTGCTCAAG GACCCTAAggagcaagattgagagctcgcaGCTTGCTCTTAGAAAAGCTTCTAGCTTGCCAATCCTGCTCAACCATGGAATAG CCGATGAGGTTGTCACCTATAGGAACGGTGAAAGGTCAGCTGAGATTCTACGGAACTCGGGATTCCAGTATACCTATTTCAAACCCTACAATGG ACTTGGTCACTATACTACCCCTGAAGAGATGGACGACATCAGCAAGTGGCTCAGGTCAACGTTGGGACTTTGA